Genomic segment of Synechococcus sp. A18-25c:
CCAGGATCCACGTTGCCCTGAACGCCGACGTGCTCCGGCAGGCGTGCCAGCGCTTCGGCCATGTCAACGGTCCAGTCGAGGGAGACAATGTCGACGCCGGTTGCCGCCATGCGTTCAATCACACCGGCGCTGCCGGAGATGTAAAGAATGAACGGGGTGTCGGGGTGGGTCTGCTTGACCAGATCGACAACCTTTTTCTGGTAAGGCGCAGCAAACGTGTCGTAGTCCGCTGGACTGAGCTGCCCTGCCCAGGAATCAAACATCTGCACCACCTGGGCTCCAGAATCGATCTGGTAACGCAAATAATTAGCGATTGATTCGGCGAAGTGGTCCAGCAGCTTGTGCAGGATCGCCGGCTCCTGGAACGCCATTGCCTTGATCACGGCGTAGTTCTTGCTGCTCTTGCCTTCCACCACATAAGCGGCCAAGGTCCAGGGGGCACCGACGAAGCCGAGGACGGCCGCTTCATTGCCGACGCTCTGGCGTAGACGACCCAGCACCTCACCCACGAAGGGCATGGATTCAGCCGGATCAAGAGCGTGCAGGGCCTCCACTTGGGCCATGCTGCGAATGGGATCGCCGATCTGGGGCCCTTTGCTCTCGATGATGTCGAAATCGATGCCCATGCCTGGCAGGGGCGTGAGGATGTCAGAGAACAGGATCACGCCATCAGGCTTGAAGGCGTTGAACGGCTGCATGGAGATCTCGTAGGAGAGATCCGGGTTCTCCGAGCGCTCGCGGAAACTGGGGTACTGATCCCGCAGGTCCCGGTAGATCTTCATGTAGCGCCCGGCCTGGCGCATCATCCACACCGGAGGACGCTCCACCGCTTCACCGCGGGCTGCGCGCAGCAGCAGAGGCAGAGAGTCGCTCATCAAGCCGAATTCAGGTCATTCGGAAACCTACCTGAAGAGTCCGTGCTCTCGGCCAGGTTTCTCGCCACGCTGAGCTGTTCGTCACATGGAGGCTGTTGTTAGACCTCGGTTGTTGACGACTGGGGGAGGAGACTGCGCTTGGGATCGTGGCGGAACACCATCAGGCTGAGCGGCGGCAAGCAGAGATCCAGAGAGTTCTCATAGCCGTGAATGCCCCATTCGTCAGTGGGCTTTCCACCCATGTTGCCCAGGTTGCTGCCGCCGTACTTGGCTGCGTCGGAGTTGAAGATCTCTTCGTAGAAGCCGGAAAGCGGAACGCCGACGCGGTAGTGGGAGTGGCTTTGCGGTGTGAAATTGGCGACGACCACCAGCCAGGTGCCGCTGGCGCTCTCTCGACGCATGAAGCTGATCACGGAATGGCGATTGTCATTGCAGTCGATCCACTGGAAGCCAAATTGATCAAAGTCATCACGCCACAGCGCCGGTTCTGACTTGTAAAGCGCATTGAGGTCGCCAACCATCCGCTGCAGACCCTGATGCGGCTCGAAATTGAGCAGATCCCACTGCAGATCTCCCCACACGTTCCATTCAGCACGCTGGCCGAATTCCATCCCCATGAAGATGGTTTTCTTGCCTGGATGCGTCCACATGTACGCAAGCAACGCACGGGTGTTGGCGTACTTCTGCCAGTCGTCACCTGGCATTTTGTGCAGAAGGTGGCTCTTGCCATGCACCACTTCATCGTGGCTCAGGGCAAGCATGAAATTTTCGGTGTATGTGTACCAGATCGAGAAGGTGATGTTGTTCTGGTGGAACTGCCGGAACCAGGGATCGAGCTCGAAGTAATCGAGCATGTCGTGCATCCAACCCATGTTCCATTTGAGGTTGAATCCCAGACCTCCGATATCCGTTGGTTGCGTCACCATCGGCCAGGTGGTGGATT
This window contains:
- the hemE gene encoding uroporphyrinogen decarboxylase, which encodes MSDSLPLLLRAARGEAVERPPVWMMRQAGRYMKIYRDLRDQYPSFRERSENPDLSYEISMQPFNAFKPDGVILFSDILTPLPGMGIDFDIIESKGPQIGDPIRSMAQVEALHALDPAESMPFVGEVLGRLRQSVGNEAAVLGFVGAPWTLAAYVVEGKSSKNYAVIKAMAFQEPAILHKLLDHFAESIANYLRYQIDSGAQVVQMFDSWAGQLSPADYDTFAAPYQKKVVDLVKQTHPDTPFILYISGSAGVIERMAATGVDIVSLDWTVDMAEALARLPEHVGVQGNVDPGLLFGTPEAIQARIDDCVRKARGRKHILNLGHGILPGTPEENGAAFFKAGKSVMDRVGALA